A part of Betaproteobacteria bacterium genomic DNA contains:
- a CDS encoding TonB-dependent receptor: MFDSSRSGPVSRAVVTSVATANLFAIAPIPRGSLAPITKNKSAKSRAAMRLLPLAAVLQAMFPVTTFAADVKALEKTLDPVVVTATRPALPSAASVDRDDARNDSVRDSAAMIESVPGAAVVRNGAQTGILQLRGLSQDRVKIRIDGMEISPACPNHMDPPMHYISPADIEAIQVTAGLTSVVQGGDSIAGTVTANTKGPRYSTTGAFEFSGRAKAGYSGANSGHEANLSLNLGGSGAALRYSGDTLQGGDLKYAGGTARLTGYDSVRHQLEGGIKVGNGEVGVSVGQHRSKDVGTPALGMDMIKDDADSVRVGYNGKFDVGGGASHIAGSVEARIYQHKIDHEMNNFTLRTYTPAAQRMKAPATSDDSGFVLGFTLPKGADTFRVGVDGHSNDFNVYQQSLGSGMIRDLVPNASRDRLGIYAEWETKPDPAWRTVLGLRHETVSTSASTVARSMGAGDTAERDAFNLAGRDKTDRNWDLTATARHTVGSALAWEFGIARKTRSPSLIERYLWKPSSTYGSADGQNYLGKIDLKPEVSNQLAVSADWQQGGAYLKPTFFYNRVNDYIQGVAARSAANAAVLQFSNIRAQLHGIDGAFGYQLDGAWKLDGILSYVRGENRDNNDNLYRIAPLRMTLALEYNSGPWNAAVEGKGAARQTHVSAYNAETETGGWGILNLRAAYRFGKLAKVSVGIENLFDKFYADHLSGRNTVNNAALGGGLAIGQRVPNAGRFAYVSAEYSW; the protein is encoded by the coding sequence ATGTTTGATTCATCCCGTTCCGGACCGGTTTCGCGCGCGGTTGTCACCAGCGTTGCCACGGCCAATCTTTTCGCTATTGCACCGATTCCCCGCGGTTCACTTGCACCGATCACGAAAAATAAATCGGCCAAGTCGCGCGCCGCCATGCGTCTTCTCCCGCTCGCCGCCGTTCTCCAGGCAATGTTTCCCGTTACCACTTTCGCCGCCGACGTGAAGGCGCTTGAGAAGACGCTTGACCCGGTCGTGGTCACCGCGACGCGACCGGCGCTGCCGAGCGCCGCGTCGGTGGACCGCGATGATGCGCGCAACGATTCCGTTCGCGACAGTGCAGCGATGATCGAATCCGTGCCGGGTGCAGCCGTGGTGCGAAACGGCGCGCAGACCGGCATTTTGCAGTTGCGCGGACTTTCGCAGGACCGCGTCAAGATTCGCATCGATGGCATGGAGATCAGCCCGGCCTGCCCGAATCACATGGATCCGCCGATGCATTACATCTCGCCTGCCGATATCGAGGCCATTCAGGTCACGGCCGGACTCACTTCGGTAGTGCAGGGCGGCGATTCCATCGCAGGTACGGTGACCGCCAACACCAAGGGCCCGCGTTACAGCACCACGGGTGCCTTCGAGTTCTCCGGGCGCGCCAAGGCTGGCTACAGCGGCGCCAATAGCGGCCACGAAGCCAACCTGAGCCTCAACCTTGGCGGCAGCGGCGCCGCACTGCGCTACAGCGGCGATACGCTACAGGGTGGTGATCTCAAATACGCGGGCGGCACGGCGCGGCTCACCGGCTATGACAGCGTGCGACACCAGTTGGAGGGAGGCATCAAAGTTGGCAATGGCGAGGTTGGCGTGTCCGTCGGCCAGCACCGATCGAAAGACGTCGGCACACCGGCGCTCGGCATGGACATGATCAAGGATGACGCGGACAGCGTACGCGTTGGCTACAACGGCAAGTTTGATGTCGGCGGCGGCGCCAGCCACATCGCCGGCAGCGTTGAGGCGCGGATCTATCAGCACAAGATCGACCACGAAATGAACAACTTCACCCTGCGCACCTATACGCCCGCCGCGCAACGGATGAAAGCGCCCGCCACCAGTGACGATAGCGGTTTTGTATTGGGCTTCACGTTGCCGAAAGGGGCCGATACTTTCCGCGTTGGCGTCGATGGGCACAGCAACGACTTCAATGTGTATCAGCAGAGCCTCGGCTCTGGCATGATTCGCGACCTGGTCCCGAACGCGAGCCGCGACCGCCTCGGCATTTACGCCGAATGGGAAACGAAACCCGACCCGGCATGGCGCACCGTGCTGGGGCTGCGTCACGAAACGGTCAGTACGTCCGCGAGCACGGTTGCCCGCAGCATGGGTGCTGGCGATACCGCCGAGCGGGATGCGTTCAATCTGGCCGGCCGCGACAAGACGGACCGCAATTGGGATCTCACCGCTACAGCTCGCCATACCGTCGGTTCCGCGCTGGCATGGGAATTCGGCATCGCCCGCAAAACCCGTTCGCCCAGCCTGATTGAACGCTATCTGTGGAAGCCGTCGTCAACTTACGGCTCCGCCGATGGCCAAAACTATCTCGGCAAAATCGATCTCAAGCCTGAAGTATCGAATCAACTTGCGGTAAGTGCCGACTGGCAGCAGGGCGGCGCGTACCTCAAGCCGACATTTTTCTACAACCGGGTGAACGACTACATCCAGGGCGTCGCCGCGCGCAGTGCCGCCAACGCTGCAGTGCTGCAGTTCAGCAATATTCGCGCACAGCTTCACGGGATCGATGGCGCGTTCGGCTATCAGCTCGATGGCGCCTGGAAGCTCGATGGCATCCTGAGCTATGTCCGCGGCGAGAATCGCGATAACAATGACAACCTTTACCGCATCGCCCCGCTGCGCATGACCCTCGCCCTCGAGTACAACAGCGGCCCGTGGAATGCGGCGGTCGAAGGCAAGGGTGCTGCACGCCAGACCCACGTGTCCGCTTACAACGCGGAAACAGAGACCGGCGGCTGGGGCATATTGAACCTGCGCGCGGCGTATCGGTTCGGCAAACTGGCCAAGGTAAGTGTGGGCATCGAAAACCTGTTCGACAAGTTCTACGCCGATCACCTGTCGGGCAGGAACACGGTGAACAATGCAGCGCTGGGCGGAGGACTGGCGATTGGCCAGCGCGTGCCGAACGCGGGACGATTTGCCTATGTTTCGGCGGAGTACAGCTGGTAG
- a CDS encoding DsrE family protein: protein MKFISQMLLALTLCIGTLAAMPALAGDTDPLFINLTSDDSHRANMAITFGGNQHERGHPLTIFLNDKGVLIGSKANSAKFADHQKALAELMSKGATVLICNMCMKHYGVKESDLLPGLKLGKPELTGGALFKDNTKALTW from the coding sequence ATGAAATTCATATCCCAAATGCTACTCGCACTGACCTTGTGTATCGGGACACTGGCCGCTATGCCAGCGCTTGCAGGAGACACAGACCCGTTATTCATCAATTTGACGAGCGATGATTCACACCGTGCCAACATGGCAATCACTTTCGGTGGGAACCAACACGAACGCGGGCATCCATTGACAATATTCTTGAACGACAAAGGCGTGCTGATTGGTTCCAAGGCAAATTCAGCCAAATTCGCCGATCATCAAAAGGCACTTGCCGAACTTATGAGCAAAGGAGCGACAGTCCTGATTTGCAACATGTGCATGAAGCACTATGGCGTCAAAGAATCCGACTTGTTGCCAGGCCTGAAACTGGGAAAACCAGAGCTTACCGGTGGGGCACTCTTCAAGGACAACACCAAAGCGCTCACTTGGTGA
- a CDS encoding DUF2946 family protein, with amino-acid sequence MTQSTLLRRASFTLWLAAIAMLFAALSPTLHAWRTEGQPKLFAELCTSMGFVRVAVDDNGAPAKQVKQSPECAWCLSSASLLAMGNADPLLIPTAIGREPAPVLTHQPIFLSRHHAFAWAHAPPVFS; translated from the coding sequence ATGACCCAATCGACCCTTCTTCGCCGCGCAAGCTTCACACTTTGGCTCGCCGCCATCGCGATGCTGTTCGCCGCGTTGTCGCCAACACTGCATGCGTGGCGCACGGAGGGTCAGCCGAAGCTGTTTGCCGAGCTGTGCACGTCCATGGGTTTTGTGCGCGTCGCGGTCGACGATAACGGCGCGCCGGCAAAGCAAGTCAAGCAAAGCCCGGAATGCGCGTGGTGTTTGTCTTCGGCCTCGTTGCTGGCGATGGGCAATGCCGATCCGTTACTTATCCCCACCGCCATCGGTCGCGAGCCCGCGCCCGTATTGACGCACCAACCGATTTTCCTCTCCCGCCATCACGCGTTCGCGTGGGCGCACGCACCGCCCGTTTTCTCCTGA
- a CDS encoding TonB-dependent receptor yields MYIKAIDKARLFRVARRTLLATLIAATFNVAHAADEIKVDIAAQPLSSALTKFAEQSGIKVQIPAALLAGKNAPRIEGNLSPRQALDKLLSGSGLRYQFVSTDAVKIDAASAANVTRMSTIEVQDAAEKGYTAKRASSGTKTEVAIHETPVSIQVIPREVMDDQQVIGVKDATKNVSSVLPSTYQFYEAYTIRGFDTGTDVYRNGLRQPSFSDQQTANVEQVEVLKGPAAILYGRIQPGGMVNVVTKRPRAQPYYSLQQQVGTYDLYRTTADATGPVTDDGAMMYRVNFAYQTNESFVDFLSNKNTFIAPSLTWRPSNRFELNLELEYQRREYVHFGTNGGGVPAIGNRPANLPRSRYIGNPSIAVNFPNEQNRDFAGFDGNYAINDNWNLKHRFGYTAVDYLTHYAGARALNETTGILTQSLQGAFQDRKSYATNLDLSGKFSTGEIHHQLLLGIDYFGLKQNYHGLGLSPIVIPLPSIDIFNPVYSDISTLVNSTPDNSYFIRKEYWTGIYFQDQMRVGEKWHLLAGGRFDDASHGTGSNYVIGGSLENAWKALVLRNDKAFSPRLGLLFQPAPWLSVYGNYVGSFGTNNGVSATGEAFDPQKAKQYEAGTKSELLDGKLTATVALFEITKTNVLTRDPNNPNFSIPIGEARSRGVEFDVSGRIGRNWSVISNFTYDRAEITKDNRGNQGKILPGVPGRSGSIWAKYDTGNATEGLSFGAGIFLRGQRQGDTPNTFQLPGYGRVDALLAYRFKAFGGKLMTAQINVQNLLDKTYFDHGGSGGTRLNTYYGEPRTITGSLRIQF; encoded by the coding sequence GTGTACATAAAAGCAATCGATAAAGCGCGCCTGTTTCGCGTCGCCCGCCGCACCCTCTTGGCCACGCTGATCGCGGCCACGTTTAACGTCGCACATGCGGCCGATGAAATCAAGGTGGACATCGCCGCACAGCCGCTTTCAAGCGCGTTGACCAAATTCGCCGAGCAAAGCGGGATCAAGGTGCAGATTCCGGCCGCACTGCTTGCCGGCAAGAATGCACCGCGGATCGAAGGAAATCTCAGCCCCCGGCAGGCGCTGGACAAGCTGCTGAGCGGCAGTGGATTGCGCTATCAATTTGTATCCACAGATGCGGTGAAGATAGACGCGGCTTCCGCAGCCAATGTGACTCGCATGTCGACGATCGAAGTGCAAGATGCCGCGGAGAAGGGTTACACCGCCAAGCGGGCATCGTCCGGCACCAAGACCGAAGTGGCGATACACGAAACACCCGTGTCGATTCAAGTGATCCCGCGTGAAGTCATGGACGACCAGCAAGTAATCGGCGTCAAGGACGCAACCAAGAATGTAAGCAGCGTATTGCCTTCCACATATCAGTTCTACGAAGCCTATACGATTCGCGGATTCGATACCGGCACGGACGTTTATCGGAATGGCCTGAGACAACCGTCCTTCAGTGACCAGCAGACGGCAAACGTCGAGCAAGTCGAGGTGCTGAAAGGTCCAGCCGCAATTCTCTACGGACGAATCCAGCCTGGCGGAATGGTCAATGTTGTCACCAAGCGGCCCCGGGCTCAACCCTACTACTCACTTCAGCAGCAGGTCGGCACTTACGACCTGTATCGAACGACGGCGGACGCCACCGGACCAGTCACCGATGACGGTGCAATGATGTACCGCGTCAATTTCGCGTATCAAACCAACGAATCGTTTGTCGACTTCCTCAGCAATAAAAATACCTTCATCGCCCCTTCCCTGACGTGGCGTCCTTCGAACCGCTTCGAACTTAACCTGGAACTCGAATACCAACGCCGGGAATATGTTCACTTCGGCACCAACGGCGGCGGCGTTCCTGCCATTGGAAATCGACCGGCCAATTTACCCAGATCGAGATATATCGGAAATCCGAGCATCGCGGTCAATTTTCCAAATGAACAAAACCGGGATTTCGCCGGCTTCGACGGGAACTACGCAATCAACGACAACTGGAATTTAAAGCACCGGTTCGGTTATACGGCTGTGGACTACCTCACCCACTATGCTGGCGCCAGGGCGCTGAATGAAACCACCGGCATCCTCACGCAATCGTTGCAAGGCGCTTTCCAGGATCGCAAGTCATACGCCACAAATCTGGATTTGTCCGGAAAATTCTCCACCGGAGAAATCCACCATCAGTTGCTTCTCGGGATCGATTACTTCGGATTGAAACAAAACTACCATGGACTTGGCCTGAGCCCAATTGTCATTCCACTCCCATCGATCGACATTTTCAATCCCGTCTATAGCGACATTTCCACGCTGGTCAACAGCACACCGGATAACTCCTATTTCATCCGCAAAGAGTATTGGACGGGTATTTACTTTCAAGACCAGATGCGCGTTGGTGAAAAGTGGCATTTGCTGGCAGGAGGGCGATTCGACGATGCCAGTCATGGCACGGGCAGCAATTATGTCATCGGCGGATCACTCGAAAACGCATGGAAGGCGCTGGTGCTGCGCAACGACAAAGCGTTCAGCCCCCGTCTGGGATTGCTGTTTCAGCCGGCGCCATGGCTATCGGTTTACGGAAACTATGTGGGGTCATTCGGCACCAACAACGGAGTATCCGCGACGGGCGAGGCGTTCGACCCGCAAAAAGCAAAACAATACGAAGCAGGCACAAAAAGCGAATTGCTCGACGGCAAGTTGACGGCGACGGTTGCCCTGTTTGAAATCACCAAGACAAACGTGTTGACAAGGGACCCAAACAATCCGAACTTTTCCATACCAATCGGCGAAGCGCGCAGCCGGGGCGTCGAGTTCGACGTCAGCGGGCGCATCGGCCGGAATTGGTCCGTTATCAGCAACTTCACTTATGACCGGGCGGAGATCACCAAGGACAACCGGGGCAATCAAGGGAAGATTCTCCCCGGGGTACCGGGCCGCTCTGGAAGTATTTGGGCGAAATACGATACCGGCAACGCGACGGAAGGTCTCAGTTTCGGCGCTGGCATATTCCTTCGCGGTCAGCGCCAGGGAGATACGCCAAATACGTTCCAGCTTCCCGGCTATGGCCGCGTGGACGCACTGCTGGCATATCGGTTCAAAGCGTTTGGCGGCAAGCTCATGACTGCTCAGATCAATGTGCAAAACCTGCTCGACAAGACATATTTCGATCACGGTGGTAGTGGCGGCACGCGGCTAAATACATACTATGGCGAGCCGCGCACGATCACCGGTTCTCTTCGGATTCAATTCTGA
- a CDS encoding four-helix bundle copper-binding protein, with amino-acid sequence MNRREALQSAAVLALAVAATSASAADDQTHKHDHAAMLKYQPLLNAMGDCITKGEVCLAHCLVLLGDGDKSMAECSKSVNQMLAICNALQKLAAQQSKRTPALVKIALETCTECEKECRKHEKKHAECKACAESCAESIKQCKAFVA; translated from the coding sequence ATGAACCGTCGCGAAGCCCTTCAATCCGCCGCTGTCCTAGCCCTCGCCGTCGCGGCAACGTCCGCATCAGCCGCCGACGATCAAACTCACAAACACGATCACGCCGCCATGTTGAAGTATCAGCCGCTGCTGAACGCGATGGGCGACTGTATCACCAAGGGCGAAGTGTGTCTCGCTCACTGTCTGGTGCTGCTGGGCGACGGTGACAAGTCGATGGCGGAATGCTCGAAGTCCGTGAATCAGATGCTCGCCATCTGCAATGCCCTGCAGAAGCTTGCGGCACAACAGTCGAAGAGGACACCGGCGCTGGTCAAGATTGCGCTGGAAACCTGTACGGAGTGCGAAAAAGAATGCCGGAAGCACGAAAAGAAGCACGCCGAATGCAAGGCGTGCGCGGAATCCTGCGCGGAATCCATCAAGCAATGCAAGGCGTTTGTAGCTTGA
- a CDS encoding DJ-1/PfpI family protein: MDRREFHAAALTAILAAAARDATAAPPDPPKPAVDTHDMNSMPPTWAGKEQIAMLLYPGFTALDLIGPQYMFASLMGATVHLVAKTREPVVSDTRVAIVPSATFDECPKDLDILFAPGGSTGTLAAMQDEATLRFLADRGARAKLVTSVCTGSLLLGAARLLRGYRATSHWVARDLLKYVGAIPVNQRVVEDRNRITGAGVTAGLDFGLAILAKLRDQPYAEAVQLLAEYAPAPPFSAGSVETAPKAAKRVVDGMFVGFIKELTAVAKDSQARR, encoded by the coding sequence ATGGATCGACGAGAGTTTCACGCCGCCGCACTGACCGCAATACTCGCTGCCGCCGCCCGCGATGCAACGGCGGCCCCACCGGACCCACCCAAGCCCGCCGTGGACACGCATGACATGAATAGCATGCCGCCGACCTGGGCGGGCAAGGAGCAGATCGCCATGTTGCTCTACCCCGGATTCACCGCGCTCGACCTGATCGGCCCGCAATACATGTTCGCGAGCCTGATGGGCGCCACCGTGCATCTGGTCGCCAAGACGCGGGAACCCGTCGTGAGCGATACGCGTGTCGCCATTGTTCCGTCGGCCACGTTCGACGAGTGCCCGAAGGACCTCGATATCCTGTTCGCCCCGGGCGGCTCAACCGGCACGCTGGCCGCAATGCAGGACGAGGCCACGTTGCGATTCCTCGCGGATCGCGGTGCGCGCGCGAAGCTTGTGACCAGCGTATGCACCGGCTCATTGCTGCTGGGCGCGGCCCGGCTGTTGCGGGGCTATCGGGCAACCTCACACTGGGTGGCGCGCGATCTGCTCAAGTATGTTGGCGCGATTCCGGTGAACCAGCGGGTGGTGGAAGATCGCAATCGCATCACGGGCGCGGGCGTGACGGCAGGGCTCGATTTTGGACTGGCGATCCTCGCGAAATTGCGCGACCAGCCTTACGCCGAAGCGGTGCAACTGCTCGCGGAATACGCGCCCGCGCCGCCATTCTCTGCGGGTTCGGTCGAAACGGCGCCCAAGGCGGCCAAGCGTGTCGTCGACGGCATGTTTGTCGGCTTCATTAAGGAACTGACTGCCGTTGCAAAGGACTCGCAGGCCAGGCGCTGA
- a CDS encoding TonB-dependent receptor — MTSAILGRKKIITLSCVFLGAMNATNAAYAADAISAADAVSAAAAADAGKSSAEQRLEEMVVKGERPGVPANVPSTTAGVTAQQIEEKINTVTSAGALQYLPSVHVRERYVGDVNGVLVMRVNSSVSSAQTTVYADGLLLSNFLNNSFSTAPRWGMVSPNEIERIDVMYGPFSALYPGNSAGGVVSMTTRMPRKFEAQVKLDVFGQRFKEYATDDKFVGGHIAASLGNKIGNWSWWLNADHLDNEGHPQTFVAAAPKAAATLPAAIITPGATQNTTIVTGALNDIDTGNLPRVTTASSGADRSVQDNGKIKIAYEITPQVRASYTLGIWQNTSDKKGESYLRDSAGNVIYGTRAVTGPYRYLRFNGVDYTVTAPPTSRAESVHFMHGLSLKSEAGGMWDWEVIASLFRQNREQTRTSGATSGTTSSEDSLLAGTFTQADGTGWRNIDMRGDWRPGGDRDSLHQVSFGAHADSYKLKTDTFNLAAGSWLTSPITGAPTATSRGKTETHALYAQDVVQLDPALKLVAGVRLESWKASQGSNNTVTYPESTKNAVSPKLSLSYQAGQDLALRGSYGLGTRFPTVSELFANLTIRNAAGVTLTNFATLPPPYNTVRNDANLQPESVNSWDLTAEKLFPKGVVRASFFGEEKRDALISQTDITTLPSLDSALTGYTISSIQNVDKVRTYGIEAALELNDWWIQGFDFAGSVTYTHSKITANAKLPGLVGTDQPRIPDWRATLVSTYRASDQLSLSLSYRFSGRQHNGLFNTATNQYNDPNPDVYGAVSHYSVFDAKANYRLTKQWAVSLGINNLGSFKYYVNPNPYPQRTYYAGVKYDY, encoded by the coding sequence ATGACCAGCGCGATACTTGGCAGGAAGAAAATAATTACCTTGAGTTGCGTTTTCCTTGGCGCGATGAACGCCACGAACGCGGCCTACGCAGCGGATGCGATATCTGCGGCAGATGCGGTATCCGCTGCCGCCGCGGCGGATGCCGGCAAAAGCAGCGCGGAACAGCGGTTGGAAGAAATGGTCGTCAAGGGCGAGCGGCCCGGGGTGCCCGCCAATGTGCCTTCCACCACCGCGGGCGTGACGGCACAGCAGATCGAGGAAAAGATCAATACGGTGACCTCGGCGGGCGCACTGCAGTATTTGCCCAGCGTGCATGTGCGGGAGCGCTACGTCGGCGATGTGAACGGCGTATTGGTGATGCGCGTGAACTCCTCGGTATCGAGCGCGCAAACAACGGTGTATGCCGATGGCTTGTTGCTCTCCAATTTCCTCAACAACAGTTTTTCCACCGCGCCGCGCTGGGGCATGGTGTCACCGAATGAAATCGAGCGCATCGATGTGATGTATGGTCCGTTCTCGGCACTTTATCCGGGCAACTCTGCGGGCGGGGTGGTGAGCATGACCACGCGCATGCCACGCAAGTTTGAAGCGCAGGTGAAGCTCGATGTGTTCGGTCAGCGCTTCAAGGAGTATGCGACAGACGACAAATTTGTCGGCGGGCACATCGCCGCTTCGCTGGGTAACAAAATAGGTAATTGGTCGTGGTGGTTGAATGCCGATCACCTGGATAACGAGGGGCACCCACAAACTTTTGTCGCGGCAGCGCCGAAAGCCGCCGCGACCCTGCCGGCCGCGATCATCACGCCGGGCGCGACACAAAATACGACCATCGTCACCGGCGCGCTCAATGACATCGATACGGGAAATCTGCCGCGGGTGACCACCGCCTCGTCGGGTGCGGACCGCAGCGTGCAAGACAACGGAAAAATCAAGATCGCTTACGAGATTACGCCCCAGGTACGCGCCAGCTACACCCTGGGTATCTGGCAAAACACGTCCGATAAAAAGGGCGAAAGTTATCTGCGCGATTCGGCCGGAAATGTCATCTACGGCACGCGAGCGGTCACCGGCCCATACCGGTATCTTCGCTTCAATGGCGTGGATTACACCGTCACGGCGCCGCCGACCAGTCGCGCGGAAAGTGTACATTTCATGCATGGACTGTCGCTAAAATCAGAAGCGGGCGGGATGTGGGATTGGGAAGTGATCGCCAGTTTGTTCCGGCAGAATAGGGAGCAGACACGCACCTCCGGCGCCACGTCCGGCACCACGTCCAGCGAGGATTCGTTGCTGGCCGGCACGTTCACGCAAGCCGATGGGACTGGCTGGCGCAATATTGACATGCGGGGAGATTGGCGGCCGGGCGGCGATCGAGACAGCCTGCACCAGGTTAGTTTCGGCGCGCATGCCGACAGTTACAAATTGAAAACGGACACGTTCAACCTAGCCGCGGGAAGCTGGCTGACCAGTCCGATCACGGGTGCGCCGACGGCGACCTCACGGGGAAAAACCGAAACGCACGCGCTGTACGCGCAGGATGTCGTGCAACTTGATCCCGCACTGAAATTGGTCGCCGGGGTCCGGCTGGAAAGCTGGAAAGCCTCACAAGGCAGCAACAACACGGTGACTTACCCCGAGAGCACCAAGAACGCTGTTTCGCCGAAATTGTCACTCTCTTATCAGGCCGGGCAGGATCTGGCGCTACGCGGTTCTTACGGCCTGGGGACGCGCTTCCCGACGGTCAGCGAGTTGTTCGCCAATCTCACGATTCGAAATGCGGCCGGTGTTACGTTGACCAACTTTGCCACGCTGCCGCCGCCGTATAACACGGTCCGGAACGATGCGAATCTCCAACCGGAATCGGTCAACTCCTGGGATCTGACTGCGGAGAAGCTGTTTCCCAAGGGTGTCGTGCGCGCGTCGTTTTTTGGCGAAGAGAAACGCGACGCGCTGATCAGCCAGACGGACATTACAACCTTGCCGAGTCTGGATTCTGCGTTGACGGGCTACACGATTTCCAGCATTCAGAACGTCGACAAAGTGCGTACCTATGGCATTGAAGCGGCACTGGAACTGAATGACTGGTGGATACAAGGCTTCGATTTTGCTGGCAGCGTGACGTATACGCATTCGAAAATCACCGCAAACGCGAAGCTCCCAGGTTTGGTCGGCACCGATCAGCCGCGTATCCCGGATTGGCGCGCCACACTGGTGTCCACGTATCGTGCATCGGACCAACTGTCGCTCAGCCTGAGCTATCGCTTCAGCGGTCGTCAGCATAACGGCCTCTTCAATACCGCGACCAATCAATACAATGATCCGAATCCGGATGTGTATGGCGCGGTCAGTCACTACAGCGTGTTCGACGCCAAGGCAAATTACCGGCTGACGAAGCAATGGGCGGTATCGCTGGGCATCAACAATCTCGGCAGTTTCAAGTACTACGTCAATCCGAATCCCTACCCGCAACGCACTTATTATGCGGGTGTGAAATATGACTATTGA
- a CDS encoding exo-alpha-sialidase, producing the protein MRICRRLMMCCIGMLACASLTATAQEKARPMGGMKAAGKPRAALALGAAFAPDGKLWVSGLDEDAHLFIQSSADSGATWNPRQILETEGDAISADGENRPKIAFGSGRADGVVVIAYTKPLAKPFTGDIRMLRSGDGGKTFSPPFTVHDDRQQITHRFESIAFDRKADLYVTWVDKRDLEAAPARESGGKRSSYQGAAIYGKVSKDGGKTFGADLKLADHSCECCRIAMVDSPQSGMVAMWRHVFEGSIRDHGFASLSDLGGNHPPARATEDGWVLAGCPHHGPGLANASPAGFHSVWFGLKDGKSAVRYGRLSEKGLPVGKVRELPDDKAEHADVVANGKSVAIAWRSFDGERTNLRAWVSTDDGVTFTQRELAATTEDNDHPRMLTHGGNAYAVWRTNKAINVYKISF; encoded by the coding sequence ATGCGAATTTGCAGACGTTTGATGATGTGTTGCATCGGCATGCTTGCCTGCGCCAGTTTGACGGCGACGGCCCAGGAGAAGGCGCGCCCGATGGGTGGGATGAAGGCGGCGGGAAAGCCCCGTGCGGCATTGGCGCTTGGCGCCGCCTTCGCGCCGGATGGAAAGCTCTGGGTGTCCGGCCTCGATGAGGATGCTCACCTGTTCATTCAGTCGAGCGCGGATTCTGGCGCCACCTGGAACCCGCGCCAAATCCTGGAGACCGAGGGCGATGCCATCTCGGCAGATGGCGAGAATCGCCCCAAGATTGCCTTTGGGTCGGGACGCGCCGATGGCGTGGTGGTGATTGCTTATACCAAGCCGCTCGCCAAACCGTTCACCGGCGATATTCGCATGCTCCGCTCCGGCGACGGTGGCAAGACTTTCTCCCCCCCATTCACGGTGCACGATGACCGGCAGCAAATTACGCATCGTTTCGAATCGATTGCGTTCGACCGCAAGGCCGATCTGTATGTCACTTGGGTGGACAAACGCGATCTCGAAGCGGCGCCAGCCCGCGAAAGCGGCGGAAAGCGATCGTCGTATCAGGGCGCGGCGATTTACGGCAAGGTGTCGAAAGATGGCGGAAAGACCTTTGGCGCCGATCTCAAGCTGGCCGATCATTCGTGCGAGTGTTGCCGCATTGCCATGGTTGATTCCCCGCAATCCGGCATGGTGGCGATGTGGCGGCACGTTTTTGAAGGCAGTATCCGCGATCACGGCTTTGCCTCATTGTCCGATCTCGGCGGCAACCACCCGCCCGCCCGCGCGACCGAAGACGGCTGGGTGCTGGCGGGATGCCCGCATCACGGGCCCGGCCTGGCCAACGCCTCGCCCGCCGGTTTCCACTCGGTATGGTTCGGCTTGAAGGACGGGAAATCCGCCGTACGATATGGCCGGCTGTCTGAAAAAGGCCTGCCGGTCGGGAAGGTCCGTGAACTACCGGACGACAAGGCCGAGCATGCGGATGTGGTCGCTAACGGTAAATCGGTTGCCATCGCCTGGCGCAGCTTCGACGGTGAGCGTACAAATCTGCGCGCATGGGTTTCAACGGACGATGGCGTAACATTCACGCAGAGAGAGCTCGCCGCGACGACGGAAGACAACGATCATCCGCGCATGCTCACCCACGGCGGGAACGCTTACGCGGTTTGGCGAACAAACAAGGCCATCAATGTTTACAAGATTTCGTTCTGA